The Candidatus Mycosynbacter amalyticus genome contains the following window.
TACAGCGCTCTCAAGCTTTTGGTCGCGTCCGTCCAATATTCTCTTGGAGCCTCTCCCAGATGAGTCAGGCGCCGGCATAACAAGTTCACATTTATATCGAACTCGCGCGCGCAATCGTCTAAGGTGTATGCATCATCAGGACAAACCTCAACACCTTCTTCCTCATTCACTTTTTCCTGTTGTGTAGCTTGCACCTGCGTAGCAAGTTGATTCAAGATGAACTCTCCATCACTTGGCGTATAGCCTTTTCGAAGACCATGCGGGCCAACGGCTGCAAGCGATTCTATCTCATGATTTTTCGCGACCTGCTGTATCAACCCGGTGCTATGTCCAGAGAAATTCGCCATATCGTCAAGCGTCATCATCTCCTCTATAGCCACCTGCTGCACCCCAGCAGCTCTCCTGAGTTTCGCGAGAGAACCGAACACCTCATCCACACGTGCCATATCCGGCATTACAGAATCATTGACTTGGTTGATATCCAGTTTTGTCGGCAGTCTGCCAAGCGAACGCATGAGATCAATATACTGACTAACTATAACTCGCCGCGTGGCTTTGGGGGGTGAATCTAAAGCGGCGCCCCGCCTCCTTAGTGGCTTGTCGTGGCCTTGGAACGCAAGTAGTCGGACTGCATCTGCCAGCTTGACTGCACGCGCGCTACGACCATCACGCCACGAGAGAGACGTAATTTCTATACCTTCTTGCTCTGCTGCATCCAAGAAAGCCTGTTGATCTGTAATGTAGTCATCACAAAACTGTGCCACGCTCACCATCTCTGGACTGTTCTCAAAAAATCGCCCTTCGGACGCTCTGCGAAGTCGTATGAGCGAATCACCAAAAGGTCGAAGCATCTGCCGTCGTACATCGACACCAACATACTCGTCCACTTCCTTGAGACTCGCGCGACTTGAGGCATATCCTAATTCACTATTGATCCATGCGTAAAACTTTACCGCGTGTTCAGGACTCCATACCTCCTCACGTGCACGCTCTTGCTGCTCGGTATGTTGATTGAGTAGCTCGACAATATCAATAATATGACCGTCGAATTGAAATGAAGCCTTTGGCATAATAACCTCGGGCTTAAGACGATCGATTGACCCGTCTGTATCCCGCTTCGCCAAATCACCCCGACGCACATCATGTACCATACTTTCTTCGAGTGAGCCGAGCAAGCGGCCAAGCATCTTGAGTCGCTCATAGCCAGCCACGTAATCAAAAACATACACCGTATCTTTTCCTTGTGCACGTCGCAAACCTCTACCAAGATGCTGCAAAAAAGTCGCTTCCGATGACGTTGATCGCGCAAAGAAAATTGTATCAATATCTGGCACATCAATACCTTCGCCCATAATATCAACAGAAGTAACTGTTCGCAGTTCACCCCGGCGAAAGGCGTCAAGTAACATGCGGCGCTCCAGTAGAGGTAACTTGGAATGAATAGCCCGGGCACCCGGAATAAGACTTGCGTAATGCTCGGCTTCTTCTATCGTCCTGCAATAACCAAGTGTCTTCGGGTCTTCAACATATTCACGCGATCGCCTCAAAAAATCCTCAACAACGCTCTCTGCGCTCAATGCAAAGTTTGGCTTCAAGTTTTTTGCTTTTACCGCTTCTTCGTATACCATGCCTACCGTGTCCTCCGGAATGGTGGCGATATAGTGCGGCTGAGCTAATATACCTTCTTGAATGCCATGGGCAAGTGATTTTGTGTATCGCTCATGTCCAAAAATGCTGCGAATATTTTTTCCATCTAGCCGGTTGGGCGTTGCAGTCATGCCAAGCAAAAACTGTGGCTCAAAATATTTGATAGTCCTGCGGAATGTTGGTGCCTCCGCATGATGCGCTTCATCCACGACTACATAATCGAAGTCATCGGGCTCGAATATCTCACGAGCATGCGCAAGTCCGTCTATAGGCGTATGCATCGACTGGAGCGTCGCAAAAACGATAGAGTTTGAAAGCGCAATATCTGGATCATTGTCACTACGAAATGTGTGACCTTCCACCGCATGGCGACCAAGTGTTTTTTCGAGAAATTTTTTTGCTTGGACATTTATTTCATCGCGGTGGCTCAAAAACAACACCCGCGCATCTGGATACTGCTCAAAATAGCGATCAAGGTCCAATGCAAGCATGACTGTCTTGCCAAGGCCAGTTGCCATATGGACGAGGGCTTTCCGCTCACCACTATCGCGAACTCGCACCAACTCATTCACGCAGTCTTGCTGGTAACTTCGATATTCAACACCGGGTAATACTTCTCCTGCGGAAAGTTTTGGTTCACCTCTAATCATTTCTCGTGATTATAAAATATATTCAACTACATCGCAATATAATAAGAAAAAGAAGTGCTATCATCCTAGCACTTCTTTTTCAGAGTCAGCGATGTTACTCGGATTTCTCTTCCGAAGTCTCTTCTTCGCTACCTTTTTCTGCCTCAACACTGTCTGCCGACGCATCTTCGGCATCGCCACCAGCTGCGTCATTGGCAGCCTGCAGTGCGCTCGGTTCGTAGACACTGGCGATAGCGAGATCCATGATAGTTACCTCGTCATCTGCCGTACCTTCACGTCCGTCGTCGTTGTCCACGATCTCGACGTTGGTCGGTACTGTGATATCTGCAACAGTCAATTTATCTCCTGCTTCTTTGAGTTCGGCAATAGACACTTCAAATGCTTCAGGGAG
Protein-coding sequences here:
- a CDS encoding DEAD/DEAH box helicase codes for the protein MIRGEPKLSAGEVLPGVEYRSYQQDCVNELVRVRDSGERKALVHMATGLGKTVMLALDLDRYFEQYPDARVLFLSHRDEINVQAKKFLEKTLGRHAVEGHTFRSDNDPDIALSNSIVFATLQSMHTPIDGLAHAREIFEPDDFDYVVVDEAHHAEAPTFRRTIKYFEPQFLLGMTATPNRLDGKNIRSIFGHERYTKSLAHGIQEGILAQPHYIATIPEDTVGMVYEEAVKAKNLKPNFALSAESVVEDFLRRSREYVEDPKTLGYCRTIEEAEHYASLIPGARAIHSKLPLLERRMLLDAFRRGELRTVTSVDIMGEGIDVPDIDTIFFARSTSSEATFLQHLGRGLRRAQGKDTVYVFDYVAGYERLKMLGRLLGSLEESMVHDVRRGDLAKRDTDGSIDRLKPEVIMPKASFQFDGHIIDIVELLNQHTEQQERAREEVWSPEHAVKFYAWINSELGYASSRASLKEVDEYVGVDVRRQMLRPFGDSLIRLRRASEGRFFENSPEMVSVAQFCDDYITDQQAFLDAAEQEGIEITSLSWRDGRSARAVKLADAVRLLAFQGHDKPLRRRGAALDSPPKATRRVIVSQYIDLMRSLGRLPTKLDINQVNDSVMPDMARVDEVFGSLAKLRRAAGVQQVAIEEMMTLDDMANFSGHSTGLIQQVAKNHEIESLAAVGPHGLRKGYTPSDGEFILNQLATQVQATQQEKVNEEEGVEVCPDDAYTLDDCAREFDINVNLLCRRLTHLGEAPREYWTDATKSLRALYITNRQFDVYCQHYDE